Below is a window of Paenibacillus bovis DNA.
CCGGATACGGCGCGGTGAATCGCAGCAGGAACAATACCAATGCCTGAATAACAAACATAATCAGCAGCGCATGCACCGGACGATGATTGGCTGCCCGTCCCCCGATGACATTGCCGATTGCAATCGCAATACCGTAAAACAACAGCAATAGCGTCACAGTAGGTACCTGATACCCTGTAATATCATGCAGCAGTGGAGACAAATACGTGAAAACAACGAATGTACCGCCATAACCCAGCGCTGTAATAATCAATGAAAGAACGAGTCTGCCATTCGACAGGAGGCGCAGCTGATCGCGAAAAGCTGCTGCCTTGCCTTTGCTCAGGTGAGCAGGAATCAGCAGGCTGTTCGCGATCAGCGCGATCACACCGACAACAACAATCGCGATAAAGGCTGTACGCCAGCCGTACTGCTGCCCGATAAAGGTACCGAGCGGCACTCCCGTCACAGTAGCAATCGTCAGACCCGAGAACATGATCGAGATCGCACTTGCCCTCCGATTCTCTGCGACCAGATTCGCCGCTATCGTAGAACCGATCGACATAAAAATACCGTGTGCCAGTGCCGAGATGACCCGTGCGGTCAGCAGCAGAGCCACACTGTCCGCCATTGCAGCCAGACTGTTACCGATCACAAATACGATCATAATGATCAGCAGTAGCGTTTTGCGTGGTACCGAAGACGTCAGCGAAGTCAGGATCGGCGCACCAAAGGTAACCCCCAGCGCATATAAAGTCACAGTAAGTCCCGCTGTCGAGATGCCGATATCCAGATCACCGGCGATCAGCGGCAGCAGTCCTACACTGATAAATTCGGTTGTTCCAATCGCAAAGGCACTGATAGCCAGTGCGAGCAATGCCAGTGTACTTCTTTTCTGTTGTGTATTCATGGGTTCTCCTTGATCCTCTAGAATTGCCGGCCAGCAAATGCTATTATGAATCATGAGGTACCTGATGAACAGTACGTACTTTTAAGTATGGTAGGTACCAAAAAGTACCTGTACCCTACATTTGCTTTATCATCCCAAGCCGCTGACGCATCAGCTGATCCGGCTTTTTCTTTGATTTCAAACCATGCGCCCGGACAGCAGCTGCACCATGCTGTGATCCAAGCGCTTATCCAGGAGGTAACCATGCCCGAAACCGTGAAAAAATACAATATTTCTGTAGAAGCTACCCTTGAAGTGATCGGAGGCAAATGGAAGTCCGTGATCCTCTGTCATCTGACCCACGGCAAAAAAAGAACAAGCGAACTCAAACGTCTTATGCCAAAAATCACCCAGAAAATGCTAACCCAGCAGCTGCGCGAACTGGAAGAAGACGGAATCATTAACCGGATCACCTACAATATTATCCCGCCCAAGGTAGAATATGAGCTGACCGAATATGGCTGGAGTCTACAGCCAATTCTGGATTCTCTCTGTGCGTGGGGCAAAGTGCATATTATCCGCGAGTATGGTGACACGGTGGATGTACTCGAAGATACGTATCTCAACACCACGTCCTGAATTCTGTGATTTACTGTTCTTTTCGTCGATTAAAATGACGTTTTTATTGCATCTTCTCCCCGTTAGCAGAATTTAATATCAAACTTCTGTTATATGTTTAGCTCTGATAACTAAATGGGTAATGTTTCTCACAGCCGTACGCCATCTACGACAGATCTGCGCTATGAGAGTCATTCACTCTCTTTCTCTTGCCTGGTCGGCAGATCGTCCGCTTGAATAGAGGAATAAAGGGGATGTATACATGAATCGCAATGTAACAATGATGCAATTTTTTGAGTGGCATGTCGAAGCGGATGGTTCACATTGGAAAAGGCTGCAGGACATTGCTCCCGAGCTGAAGCAGGCTGGAATCGGGACGCTCTGGATTCCACCGGTTACCAAAGGACATACGCCGCAGGATACCGGATATGGCATCTACGATCTGTATGATCTTGGCGAGTTTGATCAAAAAGGCGCTGTCGGCACCAAGTACGGTACCAAAAAGGAACTGCTGGATGCGATTGCTGTCTGTCATCGGCTCGGCATGAACGTGTATATCGACCTGGTAATGAACCACAAAGCAGGTGCGGATGAGACGGAAGTCTTTCAAGTGGTCGAGGTCGATCCTAACAATCGGACAGAGGTCATCTCTGAACCTTTTGAGATTGAAGGCTGGACCAAGTTCACTTTTCCCGGACGCGGTGATACGTACTCTGCAATGAAGTGGGATTATCATCATTTTAATGGAACCGACTATGATAACCGTGAGGGACGGACCGGAATTTTCCGTATCGCTGACGGGGACAAGCAGTGGAATGAAAATGTCGATAACGAATTCGGCAACTACGATTATCTCATGTTCGCCAATATCGATTACAATATGCCGGAAGTGCGCGACGAGATGGTCAACTGGGGCAAATGGATGATCGATACGACTCGTTGTGACGGATTCCGTCTGGATGCGATCAAGCATATCAATTACGAATTTATCCGTAACTTTGTCGGCGAGATGATCAGCAAGCGCGGACAGGACTTTTACATCGTCGGCGAGTTCTGGAATCCGGAGCTGGCTGCCTGTCAGGAATTCCTCGATACGGTCGATTACCAGATTGACCTGTTCGACGTGTCTCTGCACTACAAGCTGCATGCCGCTTCTACATCGGGCAATTCGTTCGATCTGTCGACGATTTTCAACGACACGCTCGTACAGACGCATCCGACCCATGCCGTAACCTTTGTCGACAATCATGATTCCCAGCCGAATGAAGCCCTGGAATCCTGGATCGAAGACTGGTTCAAACCGCTGGCGTACTCGCTTATTTTGCTGCGCCAGGAAGGCTATCCATGTGTATTCTATGGTGACTATTTCGGTATCGGCGGCGAGAATCCGGTTCCAGGCAAAAAGGAAATGCTGGACTGCCTGCTGTATGCCCGCTACCACAAATCCTATGGTGATCAAGAAGATTACTTTGATCATCCGAACACGATCGGCTGGGTACGCCGAGGCAGCAGCGAGATCGAACGTTCCGGGTGTGCAGTCGTAATGACCAATGGCGAAGAAGGCGAAAAACGGATGTTCGTCGGTGAAGAACGTGCTGGCGAGATCTGGATCGACCTGACCCGCAATCGTCAGCACCATGTACAGATCGAGGAAGACGGCTGGGCCAACTTCCCGGTTAATGGCGGCAGCGTATCCGTATGGACTCTGCCAGAGAACGATCTGACCGAGGATGAGGTAGAAGGATATTACGCGACACAACCATGCCTCGCGATTCCGGAAGATGGTGTGCTGGAAGAGGGTTCCGACCTGCTGAATATCGAGCCGTCTGAGCACGATCCTGCTTCCCATGCGGAAGAATCGGCTGACAGCGAAGATTCTGCAGAGGAATCGGAAGAAGAATCCGAAGAGCAAAATCCGGACGAGGCGAATCCAAGTCCGTCCTAAATGAAAGTTGTGACAAGCGAGACAGCTCCAATCGCTGTATTTTTTAGCTGAAAAGCATAATCAAATAACTGTCCAACAGGCTACTTCTGTAGTTTGGAAAACAGCCGAAAATCCTTCGCCCAAAGAACGGATTTTCGGCTGTTTGGCATGTTCCTAAGCGAATACAAACGCAAGATTTTGAATGTTCAATTATGGTATGTTGGTAACAGTGTATTACTCATTATCTCTACATACGAATACGGAGCATCAATACCTGATACAAATAGCGACTATGACTAGTGAGGTGATAGGATGGAGACATTCAAAGATCTGTACAACGATACTTTTTTGCAACAATTCTCGGATAAGATTCAGCTTTATACTGCCCATTTTGAACCACTGACCTTCTATCAGCATATTCATAATGCTGGCTGGGAGGAGCTTGCATTCAAGCAGCGTATTCGGCGGATCAGCGAAGCGCTGACTGCCGCTCTTTCCCTGCCCTATGATCAGGC
It encodes the following:
- a CDS encoding MFS transporter; its protein translation is MNTQQKRSTLALLALAISAFAIGTTEFISVGLLPLIAGDLDIGISTAGLTVTLYALGVTFGAPILTSLTSSVPRKTLLLIIMIVFVIGNSLAAMADSVALLLTARVISALAHGIFMSIGSTIAANLVAENRRASAISIMFSGLTIATVTGVPLGTFIGQQYGWRTAFIAIVVVGVIALIANSLLIPAHLSKGKAAAFRDQLRLLSNGRLVLSLIITALGYGGTFVVFTYLSPLLHDITGYQVPTVTLLLLFYGIAIAIGNVIGGRAANHRPVHALLIMFVIQALVLFLLRFTAPYPVLGLITVLLMGLFAFMNVSGLQVYVVTLAERYVPQAVDVASALNIAAFNAGIALGAYLGGLVVDHLGLIHTTWTGGLMVTAAVILTIWVRHLESKDDSIQHSAARTAATHMEG
- a CDS encoding winged helix-turn-helix transcriptional regulator, with the translated sequence MPETVKKYNISVEATLEVIGGKWKSVILCHLTHGKKRTSELKRLMPKITQKMLTQQLRELEEDGIINRITYNIIPPKVEYELTEYGWSLQPILDSLCAWGKVHIIREYGDTVDVLEDTYLNTTS
- a CDS encoding alpha-amylase, coding for MNRNVTMMQFFEWHVEADGSHWKRLQDIAPELKQAGIGTLWIPPVTKGHTPQDTGYGIYDLYDLGEFDQKGAVGTKYGTKKELLDAIAVCHRLGMNVYIDLVMNHKAGADETEVFQVVEVDPNNRTEVISEPFEIEGWTKFTFPGRGDTYSAMKWDYHHFNGTDYDNREGRTGIFRIADGDKQWNENVDNEFGNYDYLMFANIDYNMPEVRDEMVNWGKWMIDTTRCDGFRLDAIKHINYEFIRNFVGEMISKRGQDFYIVGEFWNPELAACQEFLDTVDYQIDLFDVSLHYKLHAASTSGNSFDLSTIFNDTLVQTHPTHAVTFVDNHDSQPNEALESWIEDWFKPLAYSLILLRQEGYPCVFYGDYFGIGGENPVPGKKEMLDCLLYARYHKSYGDQEDYFDHPNTIGWVRRGSSEIERSGCAVVMTNGEEGEKRMFVGEERAGEIWIDLTRNRQHHVQIEEDGWANFPVNGGSVSVWTLPENDLTEDEVEGYYATQPCLAIPEDGVLEEGSDLLNIEPSEHDPASHAEESADSEDSAEESEEESEEQNPDEANPSPS